DNA from Nitrospira sp. SG-bin1:
GTCAAGGCCAATTGCCTCATCGATGTGCCGGTCGAAGTCGAAAAGCTGAATCCCGGCGATGAGGTCTCGGTTCAGTTGTTGAACGGTGAAGCATGGCCTCACTCCATCGAACATCAACAGAGCGGTGAACATCGTCTCTCCTGTTGTTGATCAGCAATATCTCAACGGTCACGGTATGTCTATCCCCATCGTTTCGTTTATCGGTCGGTCGAACAGCGGGAAAACGACGTTGATCGAACGCGTCATACCCGAGTTGGTCAAGGCCGGGTACCGCGTGGCGACGGTGAAACATGCCGGCCACGGGTTCGATCTTGATACGGAAGGAAAGGACAGCTGGCGCCATAAACGTGCCGGAGCCAGCAGCGTCGTGGTGGTGTCGAAGGGCAGCCTCGCGCTGTTTGCCGATGTGTCCGAACAGCTGAAGGTGGAGGAAGTACGCGATCGATTCTTGGACGCTTCCTACGACCTCATCATCGCCGAAGGGTGGAAAAGCGAAGGGTATCCGAAAGTCATCATCGTTCGTGATCAGCTCGGTGAGATTTCGTACTCGTCCGACGGTCTCTTAGCGGTGGTCTCCGACAAGCCGATCGATCTTCCGGTGACCGTGCTCCATCTGGACGATGTGGCCGGAGTCGCCGCCCTCTTGATCAAGCAGTTCCCTCTCAGACGCCGGGAGCATGAACTGGACGTCTAAGGCCACGCCGGTGCTGACGCTCGTGATCGGAGCGATCGCTCTGGTTGGGACCGCGAT
Protein-coding regions in this window:
- a CDS encoding molybdopterin-guanine dinucleotide biosynthesis protein MobB, translating into MSIPIVSFIGRSNSGKTTLIERVIPELVKAGYRVATVKHAGHGFDLDTEGKDSWRHKRAGASSVVVVSKGSLALFADVSEQLKVEEVRDRFLDASYDLIIAEGWKSEGYPKVIIVRDQLGEISYSSDGLLAVVSDKPIDLPVTVLHLDDVAGVAALLIKQFPLRRREHELDV